A region from the Aliarcobacter thereius LMG 24486 genome encodes:
- the mltG gene encoding endolytic transglycosylase MltG, which translates to MPINKSININKNGKTINKKDALLIFINTINLVLIASIFLLYYLTMPVVTSKVLFIPKGSTKSIVTHLNKNYYEVNKIDELILDNFGFVQSGWIDIKVNKLTKMDFLLKLLKSKAALKSITLIPGETAHFFLKKLALEFSLDENKLNNIYDKYAYKLDGNILAETYSLPIGMSEEHLLFYLFSHTNKKYEEYSNKIFGFYDKEQWYKYVTLASIIQKEAATIDEMPIVSSVIYNRLKKKMPLQMDGTLNYGAYSNTKITAMRIKEDNSSYNTYKNRGIPKNPVCAVSLNAIKAAIFPVKSDYLYFVRDNNNGLHKFSSSYIEHKGNINSNIGVIKNYSKINDNPSKIDDEAKNIMKNDISKQTVPSIKDLFNNIN; encoded by the coding sequence ATACCCATAAACAAAAGTATAAACATTAATAAAAATGGAAAAACTATAAATAAGAAGGATGCTCTTTTAATATTTATTAACACTATTAATTTAGTCCTTATTGCGTCAATTTTTTTACTTTATTACCTTACAATGCCTGTTGTTACTTCAAAGGTATTATTTATCCCTAAAGGTAGTACAAAATCTATTGTAACACACTTAAACAAAAACTATTACGAAGTAAATAAGATAGATGAGCTAATTTTAGATAATTTTGGTTTTGTTCAAAGTGGTTGGATTGATATAAAAGTAAACAAACTTACAAAAATGGATTTTTTATTAAAACTTTTAAAATCAAAAGCAGCTTTAAAATCTATAACTTTAATTCCTGGAGAAACAGCTCATTTCTTCCTAAAAAAACTCGCTCTTGAATTCTCTTTAGATGAAAATAAATTAAATAATATTTATGATAAATATGCTTATAAATTAGATGGAAATATATTAGCAGAAACATACTCTTTACCAATAGGTATGAGCGAAGAGCATCTTTTATTTTATCTTTTTTCTCATACTAATAAAAAATATGAAGAGTACTCAAATAAAATATTTGGTTTTTATGATAAAGAGCAATGGTATAAATATGTAACTTTAGCTTCAATTATTCAAAAAGAAGCAGCAACCATAGATGAAATGCCTATTGTTTCAAGTGTTATTTATAATAGATTGAAGAAAAAAATGCCCTTACAAATGGATGGAACTTTAAATTATGGAGCATATTCAAATACAAAAATAACAGCTATGAGAATAAAAGAAGACAATAGTTCATATAATACTTATAAAAATAGAGGAATTCCTAAAAATCCTGTTTGTGCAGTTAGCTTAAATGCAATAAAAGCAGCAATTTTTCCTGTAAAAAGTGATTATTTATATTTTGTAAGAGATAACAATAATGGTCTTCATAAATTTTCATCTTCTTATATTGAACATAAAGGAAATATTAACTCAAATATTGGAGTTATAAAAAATTACTCTAAAATAAATGATAATCCTAGTAAAATTGATGATGAAGCAAAAAATATAATGAAAAATGATATTAGTAAACAAACCGTACCTTCAATAAAAGATTTGTTTAATAATATAAATTAA
- a CDS encoding NADP-dependent isocitrate dehydrogenase — MAQIIYTKVDEAPALATYSFLPIIKAFTKSSGIEMVQKDISLAGRIISTFPENLKADQKIGDALAELGAMTQDPNANIIKLPNISASIPQLKAAISELQSKGYNVPNYDESEEISARYSKILGSAVNPVLREGNSDRRAPGAVKNYAKNNPHKMGEWKKDSKTDVVYMDENDFFGTELSTTLNKEDNFKISFIGKDGKETVLKASLPLENGEVVDATKMSSKSLQEFYQKSIDEAKKRDVLLSLHLKATMMKVSDPIMFGFAVKVYFKDLLAKHNDTFTKIGVNFNNGLGDLYSKLDQVDDAKRAEILADIDAVYSTQPRLAMVNSAKGITNLHVPSDVIIDASMPAMIKGGGKMWNKEDKEEDTLAMIPDRCYATTYQIAIEDCKKHGALDPKTMGSVPNVGLMAKKAEEYGSHDKTFQASADGKIVVTNKAGETIFSFDVDNGDIFRMCQTKDEPIKDWVKLAVNRAKLSNTPAVFWLDKNRGHDAQMISKVEKYLKDYDLSGLEISIKSPDDAMQYSLDRMRKGLDTISVTGNVFRDYNTDLFPILELGTSAKMLSIVPLMQGGGLFETGAGGSAPKHVQQLQEENYLRWDSLGEFMALAASFDHLANTQNNKKAAILAKTLDAATGTFLINDKSPARKIGSIDNRGSHFYLAMYWADELAKQDEDTSLKAEFIPISKALNENETQILKELTECQGKVANTGGYYLFDDELTSKVMRPSTTLNKILA; from the coding sequence ATGGCACAAATCATTTACACAAAAGTTGATGAAGCACCTGCTTTAGCAACTTACTCTTTTCTACCAATAATCAAAGCTTTCACAAAAAGCTCTGGAATTGAAATGGTACAAAAAGATATATCTTTAGCGGGAAGAATAATATCTACTTTCCCAGAAAATCTAAAAGCTGATCAAAAAATCGGTGATGCTTTAGCTGAACTTGGAGCAATGACTCAAGATCCAAATGCAAATATTATAAAATTACCTAATATTTCTGCTTCAATCCCTCAGTTAAAAGCTGCAATTTCTGAATTACAATCTAAAGGTTATAATGTACCAAATTATGATGAAAGTGAAGAAATAAGTGCTAGATATTCAAAAATTTTAGGAAGTGCAGTTAATCCTGTATTAAGAGAGGGAAATTCAGATAGAAGAGCACCTGGTGCTGTTAAAAACTATGCAAAAAACAATCCTCATAAAATGGGTGAATGGAAAAAAGATTCTAAAACAGATGTTGTTTATATGGATGAAAATGACTTCTTCGGAACAGAACTTTCTACAACTTTAAATAAAGAAGATAATTTCAAAATATCTTTCATAGGAAAAGATGGTAAAGAGACTGTATTAAAAGCTTCTTTACCTTTAGAAAATGGTGAAGTAGTAGATGCTACTAAAATGTCTTCAAAATCTCTTCAAGAGTTTTATCAAAAATCAATTGATGAAGCTAAAAAAAGAGATGTACTGCTATCTTTGCACTTAAAAGCGACAATGATGAAAGTATCAGATCCAATTATGTTTGGATTTGCTGTTAAAGTATATTTCAAAGACTTACTTGCAAAACACAATGATACATTTACAAAAATTGGTGTAAATTTCAACAATGGTTTAGGTGATTTATATTCAAAACTAGATCAAGTAGATGATGCAAAAAGAGCTGAAATTTTAGCTGATATTGATGCTGTTTACTCAACTCAACCAAGACTTGCTATGGTAAACTCTGCAAAAGGTATTACAAACTTACATGTTCCATCTGATGTTATTATTGATGCTTCTATGCCTGCCATGATAAAAGGTGGTGGTAAAATGTGGAATAAAGAGGATAAAGAAGAAGATACTTTAGCAATGATTCCAGATAGATGTTATGCTACAACTTACCAAATTGCAATTGAAGATTGTAAAAAACATGGTGCTCTAGATCCAAAAACTATGGGTTCTGTTCCAAATGTTGGTTTAATGGCTAAAAAAGCTGAAGAGTATGGAAGCCACGATAAAACTTTCCAAGCAAGTGCTGATGGAAAAATTGTTGTAACAAACAAAGCTGGAGAAACTATATTTAGCTTTGATGTTGATAATGGTGATATTTTTAGAATGTGCCAAACAAAAGATGAACCAATTAAAGACTGGGTAAAACTTGCTGTTAATAGAGCAAAATTATCAAATACTCCAGCAGTATTTTGGTTGGATAAAAATAGAGGTCATGATGCACAAATGATTTCTAAAGTTGAAAAATACTTAAAAGATTATGATTTATCAGGTCTTGAAATCTCTATTAAATCTCCTGATGATGCAATGCAATACTCACTTGATAGAATGAGAAAAGGTCTTGATACAATTTCTGTTACAGGAAATGTATTTAGAGATTACAATACTGATTTATTCCCAATTTTAGAGCTTGGAACATCTGCAAAAATGCTTTCTATTGTTCCATTGATGCAAGGTGGTGGATTATTTGAAACTGGTGCTGGAGGAAGTGCACCTAAACACGTACAACAACTTCAAGAAGAGAACTATTTAAGATGGGATTCTTTAGGTGAGTTTATGGCACTGGCTGCTTCATTTGATCACTTAGCTAATACTCAAAACAATAAAAAAGCTGCTATTTTAGCAAAAACTCTAGATGCAGCAACTGGAACATTCTTAATTAATGATAAATCTCCAGCTAGAAAAATAGGAAGTATTGATAATAGAGGAAGTCACTTCTATTTAGCAATGTACTGGGCAGATGAATTAGCAAAACAGGATGAAGATACATCTTTAAAAGCTGAATTTATTCCAATTTCTAAAGCTCTAAATGAAAATGAAACTCAAATTCTAAAAGAGCTTACAGAATGTCAAGGTAAAGTAGCAAACACTGGTGGATACTACTTATTTGATGATGAATTAACTTCAAAAGTTATGAGACCATCTACAACACTAAATAAAATTCTTGCTTAA
- a CDS encoding malate dehydrogenase, which produces MKRVGIIGVGNVGSILAYNLALNNSCDEILLKDIREDFIKALSLDITQASISNNSKTVTKAILENDVFKDCNIIIITAGIARTPSMSREDLIIKNANILKNILNDIIKYNQNAIYIIVSNPLDAMVYTTLKYSNLKNNQVLGMAGELDSARFKYYIKKALDFKVNNIEAKVIGAHSNFMVPLVSSIRINGKKANDFLNKAQLEKIIENTKNGGANIVELLKTGSAYFAPATACSRICNAILNDTKEKFICSVKLSNQYYLEDAILGTSIIVGKYGVEKIIEENISENELIALKKSAISISESIKSIDLLIK; this is translated from the coding sequence TTGAAAAGAGTTGGAATAATCGGAGTTGGTAATGTTGGTTCTATATTAGCTTATAATTTAGCTTTAAATAACAGTTGTGATGAAATTTTATTAAAAGATATAAGAGAAGATTTCATAAAAGCACTTAGTTTAGACATCACACAAGCTAGTATTTCAAACAATTCAAAAACAGTTACAAAAGCTATTTTAGAAAACGATGTGTTCAAAGATTGTAATATAATAATTATAACAGCTGGAATAGCACGAACTCCATCTATGTCAAGAGAAGATTTAATTATAAAAAATGCAAATATTTTAAAAAATATTCTAAATGATATTATAAAATATAATCAAAATGCAATATATATTATAGTATCAAATCCACTTGATGCAATGGTTTATACAACACTAAAATACTCAAATCTAAAAAATAATCAAGTTTTAGGAATGGCTGGAGAACTAGATAGTGCAAGATTTAAATATTATATAAAAAAAGCTTTAGATTTTAAAGTAAATAATATTGAGGCTAAAGTTATTGGAGCACACTCAAACTTTATGGTTCCACTTGTTTCAAGTATAAGAATCAATGGTAAAAAAGCAAATGATTTCTTGAACAAAGCCCAACTAGAAAAGATTATTGAAAATACAAAAAATGGTGGGGCTAATATTGTAGAACTTTTAAAAACTGGTTCTGCTTATTTTGCTCCTGCAACTGCTTGTTCAAGAATTTGTAATGCAATATTAAATGATACAAAAGAGAAGTTTATTTGTAGTGTAAAACTATCAAATCAGTACTATTTAGAAGATGCAATATTAGGAACATCTATAATTGTGGGTAAATATGGTGTTGAAAAGATAATAGAAGAAAACATATCAGAAAACGAACTTATAGCTCTTAAAAAATCTGCTATATCCATTTCAGAAAGTATAAAAAGTATTGATTTACTCATTAAATAA
- a CDS encoding c-type cytochrome → MKKIVLSCTILAASFAFANPYASCVVCHGANGEKVALGKSKIIKDMSKEDFIASLKGYQDGTYGGPMKAMMTGQVKGMSEATMKELADLIVK, encoded by the coding sequence ATGAAAAAAATAGTTTTATCATGTACAATTTTAGCAGCATCTTTTGCTTTTGCAAATCCTTATGCATCATGTGTTGTGTGCCATGGAGCAAATGGAGAAAAAGTTGCTTTAGGTAAATCAAAAATCATTAAAGATATGAGCAAAGAGGATTTTATTGCTTCTTTAAAAGGTTATCAAGATGGAACTTATGGTGGACCAATGAAAGCTATGATGACAGGTCAAGTAAAAGGTATGAGTGAAGCTACTATGAAAGAATTAGCTGATTTAATCGTAAAATAA
- a CDS encoding C40 family peptidase, with protein sequence MSKKRVKIILISLFSIFILYFIFSENKAIKTVFEFEDIELLSLSKKADDSSFDQEKSSKEFLDNYFKVWNQNKLSISKEDAMWGFSVKDVTRYLENLNSFTPDWIEYMYFYSDFESFNTVNKKAITIKNANLRVFPTISPLFKNPEIPGEGFPFDYNQNSLLKINTPIFISHYSKDKAWAYIESSYVYGWIQVDYIAFVDDEFIKDFRNNNYYIAIKEKFAIYNPFFVEHIKSSTIFPKKDDKFIIARKDKNQNAKIDFVNIEKENITNFPLKNNLENRAKILKEFLNEPYGWGGAFFHRDCSSFTQDYFSIFAKSLPRNSKAQTSIGTYHDISDKSLEDKKKYIKKYAKPFSSLIYLPGHIVLYLGQYEGEPIIAHNLWSIKLKDKNNNEKRKIVGKTIISTLDIGKELEEYDEENSILNKVSGISIF encoded by the coding sequence ATGTCTAAAAAAAGAGTTAAAATCATACTTATATCTTTATTCTCAATATTCATTTTATATTTTATTTTTAGCGAAAATAAAGCTATAAAAACAGTATTTGAGTTTGAAGATATCGAGCTTCTATCTCTTTCAAAGAAAGCGGATGATAGTAGTTTTGATCAAGAAAAATCTTCAAAAGAGTTTTTAGATAATTATTTTAAAGTATGGAATCAAAATAAATTATCTATTTCAAAAGAAGATGCTATGTGGGGATTCTCTGTAAAAGATGTCACAAGATATTTAGAAAACTTAAATAGTTTTACACCTGATTGGATAGAATATATGTATTTTTATTCTGATTTTGAAAGCTTTAATACAGTTAATAAAAAAGCAATCACAATAAAAAATGCAAACTTAAGAGTATTTCCAACTATTTCACCTCTATTTAAGAACCCTGAAATTCCGGGTGAAGGTTTTCCTTTTGATTACAATCAAAATTCTCTTTTGAAAATAAATACTCCAATCTTTATATCTCATTACTCAAAAGATAAAGCTTGGGCTTACATTGAATCAAGTTATGTTTATGGATGGATTCAAGTTGATTATATAGCTTTTGTAGATGATGAATTTATAAAAGATTTTAGAAATAACAACTATTATATTGCAATAAAAGAGAAATTTGCAATTTACAATCCATTCTTTGTAGAACATATAAAATCAAGTACAATCTTTCCTAAAAAAGATGATAAATTTATTATTGCAAGAAAAGATAAAAATCAAAATGCAAAAATAGATTTTGTAAATATCGAAAAAGAAAATATTACTAATTTCCCTTTAAAAAACAATTTAGAGAATAGAGCAAAAATATTAAAAGAATTTTTAAATGAGCCTTATGGTTGGGGTGGAGCTTTTTTTCATAGAGATTGTTCAAGTTTTACTCAAGATTATTTCTCAATTTTTGCAAAATCATTACCTAGAAACTCAAAAGCACAAACTTCTATTGGAACTTATCATGATATAAGCGATAAATCACTTGAAGATAAAAAGAAATATATTAAAAAATATGCAAAACCTTTTTCAAGTTTAATTTATCTTCCTGGTCATATAGTTCTTTATTTAGGACAATATGAAGGAGAACCAATAATTGCTCATAATCTTTGGAGTATAAAACTAAAAGATAAAAATAATAATGAAAAAAGAAAAATTGTAGGAAAAACTATAATATCCACTTTAGATATAGGAAAAGAACTTGAAGAATACGATGAAGAGAATTCTATTCTAAATAAAGTATCAGGAATCTCTATATTTTAG
- the rsmH gene encoding 16S rRNA (cytosine(1402)-N(4))-methyltransferase RsmH, whose amino-acid sequence MQEIPHIPVLYNEVLESFKNVENGYIIDCTTGYAGHSSGLLKQNDKVNLICNDQDLEALDFSKNRLKEFEQRVTFSFGNFENIIDKYKELPIKGILADIGVSSLQLDKQSRGFSFNSETLDMRMNQTQSLDAAQVINTYSEYDLEKILKDYGEIREYKKVASLIVKNRPFYSSKELAEFFYNKLPKGKIHPATLIFQAIRIEVNNEIGVLESLFKSIENSKIEDCLIAIISFHSLEDRVVKNYFKKWSQKCICPQNVFRCECGNNHSLGKILTKKPLIATNEEIRQNPRSRSAKLRLFKFD is encoded by the coding sequence TTGCAAGAAATACCACATATTCCAGTTTTATACAATGAAGTTTTAGAATCATTTAAAAATGTAGAAAATGGATATATAATTGATTGTACAACAGGTTATGCAGGACATAGTAGTGGATTACTAAAACAAAATGACAAAGTAAATTTAATTTGTAATGATCAAGATCTTGAAGCTTTGGATTTTAGTAAAAATAGATTAAAAGAGTTTGAACAAAGAGTTACTTTCTCTTTTGGTAACTTTGAAAATATTATTGATAAATATAAAGAATTACCAATAAAAGGGATTTTAGCCGATATTGGGGTATCTTCCTTACAATTAGATAAGCAAAGTAGGGGTTTTTCATTTAATTCAGAAACACTAGATATGAGAATGAATCAAACTCAAAGTTTAGATGCTGCACAAGTTATCAATACATATTCAGAATATGATTTAGAAAAGATTTTGAAAGATTATGGAGAGATAAGAGAGTATAAAAAAGTTGCTTCATTAATTGTAAAAAATAGACCTTTTTATAGTTCAAAAGAGTTAGCAGAATTTTTTTATAATAAACTTCCTAAAGGAAAGATTCATCCAGCTACACTGATTTTTCAAGCAATAAGAATAGAAGTAAATAATGAAATAGGTGTTTTAGAATCACTTTTTAAGTCTATTGAAAATAGTAAGATAGAAGATTGTTTAATTGCAATAATCTCATTTCACTCTTTAGAAGATAGAGTTGTAAAAAACTATTTTAAGAAGTGGAGTCAAAAATGTATTTGTCCACAAAATGTATTTAGATGTGAATGTGGAAATAATCACTCCTTAGGAAAAATACTTACAAAGAAACCATTAATTGCTACAAATGAAGAGATAAGACAAAATCCAAGAAGCAGAAGTGCAAAATTAAGGTTATTTAAATTTGATTAA
- a CDS encoding class II aldolase and adducin N-terminal domain-containing protein, whose translation MLNQDTVKLLSELSLSMFTKNFFGIYQGAISAKLDQEHFIINSKDAVFDNLDEKSFCTLNMNKQDYRWNIASYDAITHSTIYTNIHEAKYIAFAMPIYTTAYTLVHDNIVFEDYLGKTIFGEISIYNPGDLKTWKKRSALEITREIKYTDHNLMVIKGVGTYIYDRNIHELVKKIAILENSCRLLSIKSTFL comes from the coding sequence ATGTTAAATCAAGATACAGTAAAACTTCTATCTGAACTATCTTTATCAATGTTTACAAAAAACTTTTTTGGAATATACCAAGGTGCAATATCTGCAAAATTAGATCAAGAACATTTTATAATAAATTCAAAAGATGCCGTATTTGATAATCTTGATGAAAAATCTTTTTGTACTTTAAATATGAATAAACAAGATTATAGATGGAATATTGCAAGTTATGATGCAATAACACATTCAACGATATATACAAATATTCATGAAGCAAAATATATAGCTTTTGCCATGCCAATATATACAACTGCTTATACTTTAGTTCATGATAATATAGTTTTTGAAGATTACTTAGGAAAAACAATATTTGGAGAAATCTCAATATATAATCCAGGAGATTTAAAAACTTGGAAAAAAAGATCAGCGCTAGAAATTACAAGAGAAATAAAATATACTGACCATAATTTAATGGTAATAAAAGGTGTAGGCACTTATATTTATGATAGAAACATTCATGAACTTGTAAAAAAAATTGCTATTTTAGAAAATTCATGCAGATTACTTAGTATAAAAAGTACATTTTTATAA
- a CDS encoding HU family DNA-binding protein, protein MNKAEFIDAVAAKAGLSKKDAKGAVDAVLETITEALVKRDSVSFIGFGTFSTAPRAARVAKVPGTDKTVNVPATTVAKFKVGKALKEAVAK, encoded by the coding sequence ATGAACAAAGCTGAATTTATTGACGCAGTTGCTGCAAAAGCAGGTTTATCTAAAAAAGATGCTAAAGGTGCAGTTGATGCAGTTTTAGAAACAATTACAGAGGCACTAGTAAAAAGAGATTCTGTAAGCTTTATAGGGTTTGGAACATTCTCTACTGCTCCTAGAGCGGCTAGAGTTGCAAAAGTTCCAGGAACAGACAAAACTGTTAATGTACCTGCAACTACTGTTGCTAAATTTAAAGTTGGTAAAGCTTTAAAAGAAGCAGTAGCAAAATAA